Genomic segment of Citrus sinensis cultivar Valencia sweet orange chromosome 7, DVS_A1.0, whole genome shotgun sequence:
AAGTCAACAGGACTTTGGATGTTTTAGAACTCATACATATGGACATTTGTGGGCCATTCCTTGTGGCTACTTGGAAtggttaataatattttatgacgtttgtaaatgatttttctaaatatgGCTACATATATCTCTTCCATCAAAAGTCACAATCCTTAgatatgtttaaaaattttaaggttgaaaatgagaaataactacacaaaagaattaaaaacgTCATATCTAACCGTGGTAGTGAATACTATAGTATATATAACGGTTCAGATGAACAATGTCCAAGActatttgttaaatttctaGAGGAATGTGGTATCATCCCACTGTATACTATGTTGGGTTTGCCCACTATGAACGGTGTTGCTGAAAGACAAAATAGGACATTTAAGGACATGGTGAAGGGTATGATTTGTCATTCTACCTTACCAGAATCATTCTGGTAAGAAGCACTTAAAACTGCAGCATATATCCTTAATAGGGTTCCAACTAAAGCGATTGCTAAAACCCCTTACAAGCTTCGGACATGCAAGAATTCTAGTCTAAAACACTTGCATGTTTGGGGATATACAACTGAGGCAAGGCCTTTGAAACGACCCGCCCCGCAACCTCCCCCAGGGCGAGTCTATCTAAACTCGTAAAATCGAATTAATAAcaaatctataaaaattttggcagagtctcccttataaataaaacatatccaACCCTGCAAATGACAAAATAACACTCccgaaataatttaataaccaAACATCCTCCATAACAAACTTCTCAAACCAACTTCTCGAATATCACCAAAATCATccgaatattaaaatacaacgattatccttaataacataaaataataacacaaatttcgaatataataataaaatccacgACTTCTAGCACCATCACGTGACCACAATATCAAACTAACGTTCACTACTGGGTTGACTGATGTACCTGTAAATCTCCTGTGGggggaaaaaatataataaaagaggggtgagtataaaactcagtgagctcagtgagtggatagtagGTGCTgatactttaataaattattcaaaatcatttaatctttctcaaatcttttcttaaatcaatttcaatttcgtaaatcaattctcaaatcaatttctcaaaatatcataaactcatttaattcaaattgaataaCTGCAATAATAAATCTGCATAAAATCGATGGAATCACCATACTCATATTAAATACTGAATACTAAAAACTGTCATCAAACAAGTACCCAGGGGATAATCTGATCATATCCGGGCTACAACGGCCAGGCAATGACGCACTATCTGGGTAACGTCATGCCCCGGAGCCACAACGGATAGATGGGGACGTtctcatctcatatctcatatCTCTTATCTCATATATCTGTACTGTGCATGCATAAGCccccaaaaggcaaaagcgcccgaacacacggcccaaagcctTTATGTGTGTCCCgacgggccccaaaggcctctaTCTCATCTTATCTGTATCTCTTTTTATCTGTATCTCTGTATCTGGAGGGAAAGGTACTGTCTAATGATTTCAAAACTAATAGTAAACATATGATCCCAtctgaaatctcattttctttctattcaaCATATCTCAAATCTGCTCAATTCTAATATCATGCTTTTACTCAAAAACGATAAGAAAATCATAAATCGAACTCATTCTCaatcataataaatatcaacacataaataaaagtcaattcgctggaaaatcattaaatcaacgcattaaacatttatttctcaaacatactgtactatataagaaaatcagcatatactatgaaaatagaatttgtatattccactcacagtgatGATGTCTAGACTCAGTATCAACAACGTCCGCGGGTAGATTCTCGTTCGCGGATGCGGATCCTCCTAATCACAGAAAACACCATAATTATTCTCCGTAAAAaccaattaatataataaatctcGAAACAAATATCTATTAACGATAAACTAGTCCCGcatgtataaaattaccaaaatgcccctATAGGCCAAAATTGCCAAAATACCCCCAACATCAATATTTTACCAACTTATCCTCAAACTTCATgattttaccaaattatcctcatattCGTTAATACCCATATTGTCCTCAATTCagattacataaattaatcacaTTGTCCGAAATTACGAAATTACCCTCGGTTCGTAAAATTACCGAAATGTCCTTAACGAGTTAAATCACCGAATTACccttaaaatcacaaattacTTCACTGCCTTCAACCAACATTACCAAAATGtccattatttaaataaaattacacaaTCACCCCCAAAAGTCCATGAATTTACCGAATTGCCCCTCGCCGGTCAACGGTGACCGGACTTCAGTCAACGACGATGGGGAACTTAAGTCTGCTAGTTCCGGCCTCGGTGAATCCAACGGTGGTGGCAGTGAGTCGCCACGCGCGCTACCGGCGGCGGATCGAAGTTCCAAAGTTCCGCAAATTTTCGGAGATCATTCGGCGAGTTCCGGGCGTCCCCGGCGGTCGTGGCTGGTCGGGAAATGTTGCTGGGGATGTGAGGAACCAGTTCCAAGTGGTGGCGCGTCACAACTCCGGCGGGATCAACGGCAACGAAAACGGGTCGAAGCCCCGACTTTTCGAGCTCGATCACCGGCGTTCTGGCCAGTTTCCGGCGACGATAACGGCAGGGATACGACGGTCTGCTTCCAAGCTTCAGATCAGTACCAAGCACGGCCGGTAAAGTGGCTGGAGTTGGGAGAAATCGTCGGGTCAATCCGCGGGTTACTGGGTCGGGTTCTCGGGTCTACGGGTCTGActtctctctctatctttctctctcttctcggGTTCTTTCTCTCTAAAATGGAAAACCCGTTTCCCTCTTTCCAGTTATACAATTCTAcccctctttttcttttttctttttttttaagcttaatacaaattaagcgAATTTCAGACCCGTTACGAAAATAAAATCCGACCATCGGCGCGTATAATCGAGCTCAATTTATCCCAATTAAACTATAGTgacgaaattaaaaattaatagagaagaggaaaataaaaatcggCACTTTATTAAGAAAGTCCAAGTGCGTATATTACAGCCTTATAGGCTTaatgagaataaataaaacccAAAGACGGTGAGTTGCTATGTTATTGGAAACTTTGAAAGATCCAAGGGTATAATTTCATGATCCCATAACTAAGCCAATTTTTGAGTCAGGAAATATTCGGTTTTTTAATGATGTTGAGTTTGTGAGAAACGATACATTTAGGGACTTTGTCTTTGAAgatgaatatgttaatattCCCATAGGTGTTATTGGCATTGATCAGGGTCTCATTCCTGACTTTATTCAATACACAACAGATCAAGACAATGTTAGAGAATCCCCTATACAAGAAGGAAGAACAAACTCTACCATCTCAAGAACTTATGCCATTAAATATAACCACTAAAGAAATGAGAAGTCTACTACTAGATGACTACATTGTATTTCTCCAAGAACATGAGGTAGACATTGACATGATGGAAGATGATCCAATTAATTTCTGTCAAGTTATGGAAAGTTCTAACTCTAAAAAATGGATAGATATCATGTATGAGGAGACAAAGTCCATGAAAGACAATGATTTATGGAATCTTGTCTTATTGCCAGAAGGTACAAAACCTATTAATTGCAAATAGATATCTAAAAGTAAGAGAGATTCGAAAGGCAATGTGGAGAGGTATAAAGCGCATTTTGTTACAAAGGGCTTTACATAGAAAGAATGCATCGActataaagaaattttatctCCGGTTTCTTTGAGAGACTCTTTCAAGATCATAATGGCATCAGTGGCACATTTCAATCTTGATTTACATCATATAGATGTGAAGACAACATTTCTCAATAGTTCAAGCATAAAACTTTATGTCAGGAGACTCAAAGAATATGGTTTGCAAACTTAAGAAATCTATCTTTAGGCTCAAACAAGCATCTCAACAATagtatttcaaatttgatCAAGTGATCATCTTATTTGATTTCGAGATGAATTTGATCGACGATTGTATATACTATAAGTTCTCTGACAGCAAGTGTATTTTTCTAgttgtataaattgatgacATTTTACTTGCCTACAGCAATACAAGCTTATTGCACGATATCAAGAGATTTCTAACTAAGAATTTTGAGATGAAAGATCTTAGTAATGTCTTTTTTGTATTAGACATACAAATACATAGAGATCACTCTCGAGGTATTCTTGGATTATCAGAAAAAGCTATATCGAAATAGTTCTCAAGAGATATGGCATGCAAGATTGCAAACTAGATGATACTTTTATTGTTAAGAGAGATGGATTTAGTCTCAAACAGTGCCCTAAGAATGAttttgggaaaaagaaaatgcagagGATTCCTCATGTGTCAATAGTATGAAGTCTAATATATGCTCATGTTTATATGCAACTGGATATTGCATACATTACTGGGATGTTAAGCAGGTATTTAAGTAATCTAGGAGTAGACTATTGGAAAGCAGCCAAAAACAAAAGACTACATGTTCACATATCAGAGGTCAGATCAATTTCAGATCATTAGGTATACTAACTCTGATTTTATTGGATGTCAAGATAGTATAAAATCCACTTCATATTACATCTATTTGCTAACTGGGCTTGTTGTCTCTTAGAAAAGTACTAAACAATCTCTTATAGCCTCTTTTACAATGGCAGCAGAGTTCATAGTATGTTATTAGGCATCCAATCATGGAATATGACTGCGGAATTTTATTACGAATTGCGTATAATAGATGGTATTGATAGACcatttaagttattttgtgACAATAAGTCAGCAATACTGCATTCTAATAACAACGGGAGCTCAACGAAATTGAAGTATAAAGACATCAAGTTCCTAGTTATTAAAGAAAGAGTTCAAAGTGAATAGTTGTCTATAGAGTACATTGGCACAAATTCCATCAATGTCGATCTGCCATCAAGATGTTTCATGAGCACATTGCTAGTATGGGTGTAATGTCATTAAaggatatttatttttagtgaaagtttgtgattttaaatgctCTTATATTATAGacatttttagttatttcgatttatgaaaatttaaagttatatttttttgcagaaataaagttTTGGTTTATTCACATTCTGATTTTTTGTATGGTTGATCTCACTAAGGTTTAAGATAGACCAATTGGAAATAGGCATGTTAAGATCACATTGCCTGAAATTCATGCTACACATCTATATCAGGATCCATGTCATTCAGTTGTATTAACATAGTGACCATTGATGGGTCAAATTACAATAGTTGTAACAAAGAACGGTTTGATCCTATGTCGATATAATGATGGATCAGATTAGTTAAATATACATTTCAGTAATAACAGCAAGGTTGAGCTTATACGGTTATTTTTGCAATGCATAATTATAAGGTTATACATATAGCGcaagtgggagattgttggatCCATAATCTAACGTTGGgcttatatgtgaataattatgtgttgcAGATTGTTATATAAGGTTAAGCCCAATTAAAAGTGATCCATTAAAGTTTTCAATAATATAGGCTTGAATGTATCTAATAGAGTATGTGCATTTAATGTGTAGAGACTTAAAGgtaatttctatttctataATGAGCTAAAATAAGAATACCTAAAGATAACATAAAAAGTTGTTTATATACGTAATCATGGTCTCCAGGTCACACGtatctttctattttttttttttttgacattcCATAATCAGAAAGAGGTACTGAGAAAATTAGAGGATTTTATAAGAGAACATGTTGATCTAGAAGGCCAACCACATAACTCTGAAGAGCAATTAAACACTATGGATTTAGGTACACTTCcacatattttgttattaattattgatgatgCAACATGAATGTTCCTGAATTAGAGCTGATGGTTTTCACTAATGGATTTCTTGTTCTAACATCCTTGCTgcaattcttctttttcttcttctagtTAAGGCCTTCTTGATTATGTTGGCCACCtactttagaaaataattttttattttggacttatatgtgaaaatttgaaacccatagtttttattacttttagaaaatagtAGGGACTATTGTGTAATTGAGTCAAAATTGGGGTTCGGTATAACAATcaagataatttatttttatgcactATAATTATTACTCTAACCACGCATATGATTCTTTAGTATATTTCTTTTGTGCccaattttattatcaattatattgagataaaaaaaatatgaaatataaaattaacaaagtacaaatatcattatttttagttatcaattattgtatatttacaattttaaaaaaatgtaaatgtttACAAgtgatttgtaaatttcatttaacatcATGTTAATTTTAGACATTTAAACTCTTAGAGCagtttaatagtaaaattaccaaacacatatataattgctttaaaaacacacacatttaaaaaataaaatttaccaaacatttaaCTTATTCTCTTCATAACTGAATATTTCCttagtataattaaaaataattattttaaaaactacaatattACCAAACTAGCCCATAGAGAGACCCAACAGAGGAAACATTGTTGATATTTGTTTCTTGTATTTGTGCTGGGCACAtcttaacttaattgttatgCTATAGTAACTAATTAGgttcttcatctttttataGTAATTCTACATAGAGGCAGCTAGCAGTTTGGTATGGCGAAAAGATTTCACCTAAACACAATACAAATAAGCCGAGTGGTAttcacttaatatttattaggaCACATACAATAAGGTGCATGTGTGGCGGCTATATAGTCTGACCATAGCATAAGTATACATCAGATATGTTGTATATATTAACATGCACTCTTAGAGCATCACCAAAAGTCTATTCAAATacgattttattacttatttgaaaagccacatcaatatttaaagCTCCAAAAGACACTCCAATTAAAATTCTTCAGATAAGAAttgattctctctctttaaatttggagagttaatttctctctcttcaatttatattttattactttttattgaagaaagagagagaagtgctttaattgctattaacttttcctttaaaaaaataattatttgattaaaataatgttaacttatttttatttgaagagtctgTTGgagaatatcatattttttcaccCTTCTATTTGCCACATAGGTAAGCAAAAAGGTatttgaagaataaaatttatagaggtttttggagatgctcttaGTGAATTATATAAATTCTAAACATGACCTAATGGATGTAAGAatttaaactcaaaaccacTTAAAAATCACCTTGTAGTTTACTTTTCcataatttcattattcttGTTACAACTGTTATTTGACTAGTAAAAATATAGTGTTATGTACTTTATTtcgttaaatttataatattaggAGAATTTAGTTAGGAAGCATTTAACTTTATtgtaattctttattttagttggatttatcttaattagtttattgCTTTAATTGGGACAGCTCCCTTGGACTCCCTTACGGGAACATGGGCAAACAGCTATCTTTTCATCTCCATAAGTTGCttattgaattatatttatcatatcTACCCTTTTCCCTTAGTTAAATATCAATGATGATATAgcttttgtaattaaatttaatctgTATGATGTTATACATGCATATATGATAAAAGATTAAGAAGAGTTGAGTACAACACTGAATCTAAATCTTTAAATATCAcctaattatgatttttaattttgtttttcaatagTCGCAGAAAAAGAGAACTTCATttgttagaataattttttactcagGAATCAAGCTAGATCAGGAATATatatgcttttgctttttcgcaaataagaaaatgatttttcctatttattgataaatgatttatttcaagaaaaaggaaaaaaaattcaacctgaacaactcacaaaaatatctaaataaaaacatacaaATGTAAAACTAAACTTCcaattaactttaatttgaCTAGCTATGTGGAAATCGTAAtccataaattatataatccaTATTATAATCCGTTGAGCTTCTAAGGTTATGGCCAACGCCAATGATCTGTAGCAAAGTGACTGCgcaaaagcaattaaaatattttaggcATAGATATTAGAATCAGCAATAACAAAGAATTCTACTTATTAAGATGATTAAAATGCTAAACTTACTTTATTAGTCCCGATATCTCggtcattattaatttaagtgaATCGACATTCCCTGCCTTGACCATATCTATATATTCACCTGGTGCAACAGAAACAAATGAATCTCTTTATCAAATTATCAATGAAAACAGTATATAAATTcactaaattatttatttatttttctttattatttgagAAACATACCTTTAGCGGGATCGTATCCGAGGTCAAAATTGCCATGTTCTAATAGCTTATCAACAACACCTAAACCGTCGAATCCTGGTGTGGAAGCAATTGAGTATACAGGCATCTGCAAATGCAAGCCAATTATTAGTACGTTTAGCTCAACAACAGTTTTGATGCTTGCTAATTTCAAacgattttttttccaaaaaaaagaaaaagctaaaATCTAGTACCCTAAGAACATGTTGTAAAAGCTCAACACCACGCTTTTGATCAGAGTTTGCAACTTGCACTTTGTCCAATTCCTTTGAGGCATGTAGAAGTGCCACCCCTCCACcttcaattttatcatattactAACATTATGATTCATCAATTAATCCAACAAGATAAGAGCCAAAAAAAATAGtgtaaagatataaaaaaaggCTCTAAAAATTACCAGGTACAGTTCCACCCTCCGTTGCAGCCTTGGCAGCTTCTAGGGCATTTTGAACGCTTTTATAGTTTTTATCCACCCCGGCTTTACTAGCTCCACCaacctttaaagaaaaaaaatgaataaaaactcatccaaaaatctttttaataaGCTGTTGAGCATccaaaataaatgtataattCCAACCAAACCTTAAAAACAGCTAGATTACGAGAAAGCTTTGCAAGTCTCTCTCTTGCAAACTTAACTTCACAATCCTCTTTGCtctcattaattttagatttgaaCTGTAGCAACGATCATAAGACcatgttaaattgttaataaacATAATGGAGAACCTAATACATTGTTGAATAACatgtataaagaaaagaaaccacAACTAACCTCTTCACATCTCTCTTTGATCTTTGCCTGGCTGCCAAACCCACCAAGGATAGCTGTTTCATTATGTGATGCTCTAACCTGTAACGATGGAAATGACTAAGTTCTAACCAGTAACGATGGAAATGActaagtacatattttcaacAAAAGCTACCCATGACATAGTATATAATACAAAGCTTTTGTTTGGCATTGTGGAACAGTGGTTTTAAAATCGAACAGAAAAAAAGCtcagatttttcaaatttattggaGTTGGGTAAAcataagttttcaaatttcataaaattatattttacagtTTGTTGAATAATTCACATATCTAATTTAGTGTAAATTACTTGATAATATTTCCTAACCGTACGTCTTTAAATGATAGGTgtataaatttaccaaatatttaacaattttgcTCAAGTTTGGACAACAACACTAAACAGAGCCGATTATAGACAAAACACAACAATGCACacattcacacacacacacatataaatCTTACATCTTTGCAAGAGCCAAGCATTTGTGGTACAATATTCATATGGTCGTAAGTTAAAACCTAAAATGAAATGTCAGAAACAAACTGATTTCTCTACtgtattataaaagaaaatgggatAACAAATCACACCGAACGAACATGTACCTTGCCTCCTGTGAGAATGGCAATGTCTTGCATGATTGCCGTTGTAGTTTCTTGGCTTGTGGGTGGTTTGATAATGCAAACCTTCATTCAGTTCAAAAACCAACCATCACTCTATGTATATATGAACAATAATTATCATCAGTGAAATACTTAAAGTTTTGATTACCTTGCTTCCAACATAATTCCAATCTAGCATAAGAGATCCCGCCTCTGCTTCATCAACATTCCTGGCAATAATTACTAAAGGTCGTCtactctaaaaaaataaaatggaaaaagaagaaaagcaaaagcaaacaatCAATTGActaaattgttaataaataaaaaattaaacttttattcGATTTGTGTATACAAATCCTCTTACAAAACTAGTTGAAGCAATTGCTCGACAAATGTCCTCATTTGAGATTTCACCCTCATAGATTAATATGAATGGATTTTTTAACACctgataaaaaatgaaacaactaCTTATGTCTTAATAACACAATAATCTAACTGATTTACTAATGTATCAAAGTTTAGggatttatatatattgaaatgcTTACACATGTTTCCATCTTCTTATTCGTGATGAAGTATGGGGATATATGACCCCAATCTAGCTTCATTCCTTTAACAAACTCTAATTCATTATTCGATTTTCTCCCCTCCtacaacccaaaaaaaaagtcaagtGTCTACATTTTTTAATCCCACAAACAAAGGGAAAATGTTGAAACCCtctcttgtttatttttaaaaagtaatcgAAGCCCCCCGTAGttttcaaatcaattgaaactccactaatattaaaatttataacgaCAAAATCCCATTTCTAAgtctttcaaaaattaaatttagaccgacaatttttgttgaaaaacaTAGTTTTATCAGATTTTGAaagtcaaaattgaataactgaagttacaaaaattgatttttcccCTAAAATTTTAAGGGTTTCAATGGGTTTTAAAACTTGAGAGGGGTTTCCATTctttcaaacaaataattcatCAATCAGCTTACAGAGACGATAAATAAACGCTCATTTCCAAATCTTCCCATAGCCTTAGCTACAACCTGTCCAATCTTTCTGTCACCGTTTGCTGCTGTTGTTCCAACCTTTATGTAATAAAAAGACCAGCTTATtgtaatatcaaataatttcatatgaTAACAAACTAAACTAAGTGAAATAGAACTCcaaagtaaattaatgaaccTGAACAATTTCTTCAGCTGAGCGGAGCACTCGTGCTCTCCACTGTAAGTGTTTTTCAACTGCATTTTTTGCCAAATGAATCCCATTTATTAGATCATTGGCATTTGCACCGGCTAGCAGTGCCTTGAATCCGTTCCCGTACATGGCACGGGCCATGACAGGCGTATATTTAATGCCtgcaaatagaaaatcaaaacCTTCAGATGAGTAACCACGCCCTTCTCTATAGGAGATTCTAAACAGTATTGACTAGCCATTTTTCTTACCTTGAACTTTGGACTAGTCATCTTCAATTACAGCacatgttgggttttctattgAACAAGGCAGAATACTTTGATCTATATCATAGTCATAATCCTATGGGACCATTAAACAACGATATTCGCCCACACGcccacacaaacacacacacacacacacgcataTATATGGAATTGAAGGAACTAATAAAGGAAAGCATAAGCGCTGAAACTTCATcccaaaagttaaaaaatatatacatgaaTATATGCGgtacataaattataaaatgagaaCCAAACAAAAcgacaagaaaaataaagtataTATATCCCGTTAAAAAAGGACCGAACTAAAATATAGGAAAAGTACTACTCCAATGCAGATGGTATATGTATTCtgtgaaaattatatataatcaagTCAAGCTAGAAGGTGATgcaatattatgaaaatggtAGAGAAAGGTAGCCAATATTTATGATCAAAGCAATGCAACAACATGCATGCAAAAAGGATATTGCAACAAGTCATGATACTTCAAATATGCCTCTTCAATTTAAGATTGAGTGACTCACTTTAAAAGGGCTTTCATGGCTaccaaaagtgatgtccgtggCTGCAGAACAGTACTCAATCTTCTAGGGCTAGCAACCTGATAGTATATTACAActccattaaataattagccATAGATTAAAAATCAAACGAACTTAAAACAGAAACGTTATCAGAAGAAAATAAGACATCTCACTGGCTGAATGCTGCTCCTAGCCAACCTAGAATTGACACAAACATGCATCAAGAATCTCAGAAGTTAATGAAAGATGTAGGATCCTTGGAACTTATCTCACGGTAAAATGTTCAGAATGCA
This window contains:
- the LOC127898664 gene encoding chaperonin CPN60-like 1, mitochondrial, yielding MARAMYGNGFKALLAGANANDLINGIHLAKNAVEKHLQWRARVLRSAEEIVQVGTTAANGDRKIGQVVAKAMGRFGNERLFIVSVS